From a single Cotesia glomerata isolate CgM1 linkage group LG6, MPM_Cglom_v2.3, whole genome shotgun sequence genomic region:
- the LOC123267212 gene encoding PHD finger protein rhinoceros isoform X5 — MAQRGKRINKNDNDLASCPAAVKRRKCKLGPTAAGTSSVVSTIGPSEEEETMAIVPSNVGASATGTGTTGAGSFGASASAGSSAAGSSGAGAGSSGASWTSRPLADIKSIYNRATNEIPAELFRKDLISAMKLPDSEPLSLNEYWVITDQWKQEWERGVQVPVNPDSLPEPTVTVTQQSSSNKPHGEFKLPKKFIRISRDDSFNPDEHHLSTTPAKAEKACAYDLDDTDIAWLEVLNGERAQAGQPAITEPQLERVIEELEVRCWERIQTIVKNEEGLGIEFDENVICDVCRSPDSEENNEMVFCDFCNICVHQACYGITSIPDGSWLCRTCSLSQRPDCVLCPNKGGAMKSTRSGQKWAHVSCALWIPEVSIGCVERMEPITKISSIPQSRWALICVLCRERVGACIQCSIKTCKTAYHVTCAFKSGLEMKAIIEDEQADDGVKLRSYCLKHGRINNKDKVGVGGSSTGDKAGSDSDEPGDTRNKRKRKDMTSEEKNQARAAKLQEIEAEFDKHVVLKDITCQQLDVDTDAITYIYNYWKLKRRAGHNKPLLAPRCGELSSAGARAQGQAADLEKMRTFVQLRQDLERVRNLCYMVNRREKLCRSFLKLREQTFHKQAAVLSNNPSLPPAAVAAVIEANHGPSIYDRLYSHSDVEDHTRDFDTIVARIRGIKSPTPVSSDEKKPMTDFNGASNKKFYFNGNVRRKDICNSELSSMSGSELDTAKPTVKSLTSTTSKNSSSSNKNSARNKIETESSSEDEPVNSNNKKSVKVTRRRTKKTTSIASRPRPAAPNSSESDNKQGNNSNARSRTLEHMEKELTGSGSDSDELYSLNKNTSGPSVAANIYSDTDSDSQDRSRSVTAPFISKAAVKQFSAADISKNTTSKGFNKDSKDESAETSNKENVKGKKKEKEYIPSALIVPQRQAAKKASEIMQRSQNKKETPAEPLESQIKSPVEEKNLKVKEKSVVKKPRDGKLHHKDSKNNDIYDFDKEKEFGDPSEILAYVPQRQAAKKAAEHIKSGLGTKPAPPVDNSDVSEAKNKIKESPEGKLKKEIVKKEEPKKSQPESKTSSSTNSDSSSSNSCSSSSDSSSDSDDQEVVKSSVRSPKKKEQSSSSTSSESDISNRSSKVLSSSKRQSGNNNSSGSSGSSRTTTTTTTTTSDDAAESQDKKTTAGRKLKKLPDKKLKTSDGRHGSEFPPPPAERKESSIRTTSVSKDPNQSRQSFTKHKKPDQRVSAGTVSGKKLSQQQQQQQQQQQQQQQQQQQQQASGKCNKKEEEITTPTKVKPEARKRKSSEATKEDKVSKNAASLRKNDKRLSNDKLSKSKDESGNIDDTRDSSEDLAKIEGKNISTSAVSGKISETKLLEAPKEEQKIKKGNKSPVHLLLLEEEMKQRRAERDSPKKSSKNLDKFLEKREHLDKLFKAKSEKKVPEVQDKEIDKVTIDREDRVMSQERERDKGRKNHASEEIIEVIPSEKIVDPPRIDGDIELDVTEVCRVGKKNENPNERLEPCNLGDKPSVVVEEVFQKSHSDKPSEDKDPAIPKRKKSINRSIFSPPHGQSKDQSDSDFFEFGQALLNEKINDDDGFTIPTDPEERQQHVAFSFTNTDVCNMWLKEEKEDSAREETLDLVRSLRMNMCNKSNSSQQDAENDSNNDNNKKEVDQKKPEIIEVNSQPVVPTIELNLKDQEQALEPTEVCKNDDKRKQSYTSNNDTFGPAYGDENLGSKVSIDDCSKLNRAESDGRCVPPSNLDSFDLNEVPHLNHLIASQNHRFASHPFTNVNDIGSVMHDTSELVHSQINTIDQYPQILQQQQQQQQQQQQQHQQQHQHQHPFSRSHLEQIDSRLQSQLQVPMMNQGFLPGPIGENIPMEMVSRHLMPGIEEDPQNNDIDRGLEKDDGSSDMRQDYTQCSSPYNDLPSVRPDTRWEESQVLPSRRSTSSSITSASSTEEHVAMPPYKNMPSMPFPPGSLESGPYHLYPDGNTYAPPVSLFPPQNCPTSLSYPATGTAMFATAFGAAFPSGQNILPHVPKPLEDSLNIQASPCTAAFTSSSHNMALTAAMVSPTKIPTPPPPPPPPSVQNLLPPVEQQQQQQQQQQQQQQEQQQEQEQEQEQEQNEHQQEPTQTQVESPAVCTPMIFMDNRSVPEAQPVVSETAETVPEDVQHSGATPGQKTPSHGKKSPSKPTRTSARVTSLQGKSPGKSPRQEAKVTGTSRSRGRGGKGTQQNNRGRGRGRGRGRGKNNQNVCLTPLVNLSSSFISDDSIQNKLLGTVYDFDSDEDSTNETNIADLKTMRERKKSTDVTEKRESSLALAKDNALQSLSSPTVHKTKRVTASPSPPQTPPVFSKESEEIYNNDAVFPVIPGPVDMRTYNSTVEGQASFLHGQSYANHLICSFSGAAADNTLPDIEEELSALHSDLASKSVFNSNTVDPNDPNADLSSGVSDITKMSLSDSRNQLKVKIKGPFANYVASTSVNQLVPQAPTIPPVSVSMTSGTSNLRRMRKKELLRQYVSQDMNMEDPTEKITSVPIIQPINRTVITIPKAVASMTSIPTREDYKAVVDMVNMEKKRRKERSGGINEIDEDNTDRRRLAGTSADRRRGRQPKPPAAAPNSGPPKLKIKISTGVVAQDVGGSEARIRPPKKRLSNMQNKPSIEELKRESMKFRKMIMADFADDDAPQEKSKKDKNGKKRKKQRGKESRVQILDEGNSSTTPKLIIKLKKTPNEASEACGSNNERVTQSEDNLDKSGKAKDDSGYQDNNSSAEKASGDPAAATNSLDNVKSVKVTPIRLKLTRCHEGYELKAPAGSVDNKARKENSVDKLSGEGDIEGRDNERVGNQQQDKEDDKPSKSEDLNILSTANAASHSPGCPPAPLPQGCQVR, encoded by the exons ATGGCACAACGAGGCAAGCGAATAAACAAAAACGATAATGACTTGGCTTCCTGCCCGGCCGCGGTTAAAAGACGCAAATGCAAATTGGGCCCAACAGCCGCGGGTACATCGTCTGTGGTATCAACTATTGGGCCCTCCGAAGAGGAAGAAACGATGGCGATTGTACCGTCAAATGTTGGAGCCAGTGCTACTGGTACTGGTACAACTGGGGCTGGAAGTTTCGGTGCAAGTGCAAGTGCCGGTAGTAGTGCCGCTGGGAGCAGTGGTGCAGGTGCCGGGTCTTCTGGAGCCTCTTGGACTTCTCGGCCGCTTGCTGATATCAAAAGTATATACAATCGTGCAACTAACGAAATTCCCGCTGAATTATTTCGTAAAGACTTGATAAGTGCGATGAAATTACCTGACAGTGAACCTCTTAGTCTTAATGAGTATTGGGTTATTACTGATCAGTGGAAACAGGAGTGGGAACGTGGTGTTCAGGTCCCTGTTAATCCCGATTCACTTCCAGAGCCTACCGTTACTGTCACCCAGCAATCGAGTAGTAATAAACCTCATGGGGAATTTAAATT acctaaaaaatttatcagaatATCCCGTGATGATTCTTTCAATCCCGACGAACATCACTTGAGCACAACTCCAGCGAAGGCTGAAAAGGCTTGTGCTTACGATCTCGACGACACTGATATCGCTTGGCTGGAGGTATTAAACGGAGAACGAGCTCAG GCGGGCCAACCAGCGATAACAGAGCCGCAACTCGAGCGAGTGATCGAAGAGCTGGAGGTGCGCTGTTGGGAACGAATCCAGACAATAGTAAAAAACGAGGAGGGTCTGGGAATAGAGTTTGACGAGAACGTAATATGTGATGTGTGCAGATCCCCGGACTCTGAAGAGAATAACGAGATGGTATTCTGTGACTTTTGTAATATATGCGTTCACCAAGCATGCTACGGTATCACCTCGATACCGGACGGCTCTTGGCTGTGTCGAACTTGCTCTCTAAGTCAGCGGCCAGACTGCGTGTTATGTCCGAACAAAGGTGGTGCAATGAAAAGTACACGTAGCGGTCAAAAATGGGCGCACGTATCATGTGCGCTGTGGATCCCCGAGGTAAGCATCGGTTGTGTCGAGCGTATGGAGCCGATCACTAAAATATCCAGTATTCCACAAAGCAGATGGGCACTTATTTGCGTGCTGTGTCGTGAGCGCGTAGGTGCTTGTATTCAATGCAGTATAAAGACCTGCAAAACAGCGTACCACGTGACGTGTGCGTTTAAATCCGGGCTCGAGATGAAGGCAATTATCGAGGACGAGCAGGCAGACGACGGGGTTAAATTAAGGTCTTACTGTCTCAAGCACGGGaggataaataataaagacaaAGTTGGTGTTGGCGGCAGTAGTACTGGTGATAAAGCTGGCTCAGATTCTGACGAGCCCGGGGATACCCGGAACAAGCGTAAGCGTAAAGACATGACATCTGAGGAAAAAAATCAGGCACGTGCTGCTAAATTGCAGGAAATAGAGGCTGAATTTGATAAACACGTTGTATTAAAAGACATTACTTGCCAGCAATTAGACGTTGATACCGATGCAAtaacttatatttataattattggaaattaaaaagacGTGCTGGTCATAATAAACCATTATTAGCCCCGCGTTGTGGTGAGCTATCGAGTGCCGGTGCTCGGGCTCAAGGTCAGGCTGCTGATCTTGAAAAAATGCGGACGTTTGTACAATTAAGGCAAGATTTAGAGCGTGTGCGTAATCTCTGTTATATGGTTAATAGACGTGAAAAATTGTGTAGGTCATTTTTAAAGCTACGCGAACAAACATTTCATAAGCAAGCCGCTGTTTTGTCTAATAATCCATCATTACCACCCGCTGCTGTAGCTGCTGTTATTGAAGCTAATCACGGTCCGTCTATTTACGATCGTCTTTATTCTCACTCGGACGTTGAAGATCATACACGTGACTTTGATACGATAGTTGCACGTATTAGGGGTATTAAATCACCAACACCGGTGTCAAGTGACGAGAAAAAACCTATGACTGATTTTAATGGTGCGTctaataagaaattttactttaatggTAATGTAAGACGAAAAGATATTTGCAATAGTGAATTATCCTCTATGAGTGGTAGTGAGCTTGATACTGCTAAACCTACTGTTAAATCATTAACGTCCACTACAAGTAAAAATTCTTCCTcttctaataaaaattccgcgagaaataaaatagaaacgGAGTCGAGTTCGGAGGATGAGCCTGTtaattctaataataaaaaatcggTTAAAGTAACAAGACGTAGAACGAAAAAGACAACAAGTATTGCTAGTCGGCCCAGGCCAGCAGCACCCAATAGCAGTGAAAGTGATAATAAACAGGGTAATAATTCTAATGCAAGATCTCGAACGTTAGAGCATATGGAAAAAGAACTTACTGGAAGTGGTAGTGATAGCGATGAATTATAttcattgaataaaaatactagTGGACCTTCTGTTGCTGCTAATATTTATTCTGACACTGATTCTGATTCTCAGGATCGCAGTAGATCTGTCACTGCGCCTTTTATCAGTAAAGCTGCTGTTAAACAATTTTCAGCTGCggatatttctaaaaatactaCATCTAAAGGTTTTAATAAAGATTCTAAGGATGAATCCGCAGAAACTAGCAATAAAGAGAATGTTAAAGGTAAGAAAAAGGAAAAAGAGTATATTCCTTCTGCGTTAATTGTTCCTCAACGACAGGCAGCTAAAAAAGCTTCTGAAATAATGCAGCGCTCGCAGAATAAAAAGGAAACTCCTGCTGAGCCACTGGAATCGCAGATTAAATCTCCAGTTGAGGAGAAAAATTTGAAGGTTAAAGAAAAAAGTGTTGTTAAGAAACCCAGGGATGGTAAATTACATCATAAAGATTCTAAGAACAatgatatttatgattttgatAAAGAGAAAGAGTTTGGAGATCCCAGTGAGATTTTGGCGTATGTTCCTCAAAGACAAGCGGCTAAAAAAGCCGCTGAGCATATTAAAAGCGGCTTGGGAACCAAACCTGCTCCTCCAGTGGACAATTCTGATGTCTCAGAAgctaagaataaaattaaggaGTCTCCAGAGGGGAAATTAAAGAAGGAAATTGTTAAGAAAGAGGAACCGAAGAAATCTCAGCCGGAGAGTAAAACTTCTTCGAGTACTAACAGTGACTCGAGTAGCAGCAATAGTTGCAGCAGTTCTTCAGACTCTAGCAGCGACTCGGATGACCAAGAGGTGGTCAAGAGCTCCGTGAGATCGCCGAAGAAGAAAGAACAGTCTTCGTCGTCAACTTCCTCCGAGAGCGATATTAGTAATCGTTCTTCTAAAGTATTATCGAGTAGTAAAAGGCAAagtggtaataataatagtagtgGTAGTAGTGGTAGCAGTAGAACTACGACTACTACGACGACTACGACCAGTGATGACGCCGCTGAAAGTCAGGATAAAAAGACAACGGCTGGGCGGAAACTCAAGAAGCTGCCTGATAAGAAGCTTAAAACTTCCGACGGGCGGCATGGATCCGAGTTTCCACCGCCGCCTGCTGAGAGAAAAGAATCATCAATTAGAACAACCTCAGTGTCTAAAGATCCAAACCAATCAAGGCAGTCATTTACCAAACATAAAAAACCAGATCAAAGAGTGTCGGCTGGTACTGTCTCAGGTAAAAAGTTATCtcagcaacagcagcagcaacagcaacagcaa caacaacagcaacagcagcagcagcagcagcaagcCAGTGGCAAGTGTAATAAAAAGGAGGAAGAAATTACGACCCCCACGAAGGTTAAGCCTGAAGCACGCAAACGAAAATCTAGCGAAGCTACTAAAGAAGACAAAGTTAGTAAAAATGCGGCTTCGCTCAGGAAGAATGATAAGAGGCTGAGTAATGATAAATTGAGTAAAAGTAAAGATGAGTCGGGTAATATTGATGATACTCGGGATTCTTCGGAAGATTTAGCTAAAATTGAGGGGAAAAATATTAGTACGTCTGCTGTTTCAGGGAAAATAAGTGAGACTAAGTTGCTGGAGGCGCCTAAAGAGGagcagaaaattaaaaagggTAATAAGAGTCCGGTTCATTTGTTGCTTTTGGAAGAAGAAATGAAACAGCGAAGAGCCGAAAGGGATAGTCCGAAAAAGTCTTCGAAgaatttggataaatttttggaaaagcGAGAGCATCTTGATAAACTTTTCAAAGCTAAATCTGAAAAGAAGGTTCCTGAGGTGCAGGATAAAGAAATTGATAAGGTAACTATCGATAGGGAGGATAGGGTAATGAGTCAGGAGAGAGAAAGGGATAAGGGGCGGAAGAATCATGCTAGTGAAGAGATTATTGAAGTAATACCTAGTGAAAAAATAGTAGATCCGCCGAGAATTGATGGTGATATTGAGTTGGATGTTACTGAGGTTTGTAGGGTTGGTAAGAAGAACGAAAATCCTAATGAGCGACTGGAGCCTTGTAATTTAGGAGACAAGCCATCAGTAGTAGTTGAAGAAGTCTTTCAAAAATCTCACTCTGACAAGCCTAGTGAAGATAAAGACCCTGCGATTCCCAAAAGGAAAAAGTCTATCAACAGGTCGATATTTTCTCCTCCTCACGGTCAGTCTAAGGACCAGAGCGACTCGGACTTTTTTGAGTTCGGGCAAGCTCTTTTGAACGAGAAGATAAACGACGATGACGGGTTTACAATTCCTACGGATCCTGAAGAGCGTCAGCAACACGTGGCCTTTTCATTTACCAACACTGATGTTTGTAATATGTGGCTGAAGGAGGAGAAGGAGGACAGCGCTAGGGAAGAAACTCTTGATCTTGTAAGGTCGCTCAGGATGAACATGTGTAACAAATCAAACTCCAGCCAACAAGACGCCGAGAATGACtctaataatgataataataaaaaagaggTAGATCAAAAGAAGCCGGAAATTATTGAGGTAAATTCTCAGCCAGTTGTTCCAACAATTGAGTTGAATTTAAAGGACCAAGAGCAAGCTCTAGAGCCAACCGAGGTGTGCAAAAATGACGATAAAAGAAAGCAGAGTTACACTAGCAATAATGACACCTTTGGCCCAGCTTATGGCGATGAAAATTTAGGCTCTAAAGTTAGCATTGACGACTGTTCAAAATTAAACCGCGCTGAATCTGATGGACGTTGCGTTCCACCAAGTAATTTGGATAGTTTTGATTTGAATGAAGTCCCGCATTTGAACCACTTGATAGCGAGTCAGAATCATAGATTTGCAAGCCATCCTTTCACGAATGTGAATGACATTGGCTCGGTGATGCATGACACTTCTGAGCTAGTTCACTCTCAAATTAACACTATAGACCAATATCCACAGATTCTCcagcaacaacagcaacaacagcaacaacagcaacaacagcaTCAGCAGCAACACCAGCATCAACATCCGTTCTCCCGGAGCCACTTGGAGCAAATTGACTCCAGGTTGCAATCGCAACTCCAGGTCCCGATGATGAACCAGGGATTCTTACCAGGACCTATTGGTGAGAACATACCAATGGAGATGGTCAGCAGGCATTTAATGCCTGGTATAGAAGAAGATCCCCAGAACAACGACATAGACAGGGGATTAGAGAAGGACGACGGATCCTCTGATATGAGACAAGATTACACCCAGTGCAGCTCGCCGTACAACGACCTTCCTAGTGTGAGACCTGACACCAGGTGGGAAGAGAGCCAGGTTCTTCCTTCCAGAAGGTCAACCTCCTCCTCGATAACCTCCGCGTCTTCTACGGAAGAGCACGTGGCCATGCCGCCGTACAAGAACATGCCCTCGATGCCGTTCCCTCCTGGAAGCCTGGAGAGTGGTCCTTACCATCTGTACCCCGATGGAAACACCTACGCGCCACCTGTGTCGCTGTTTCCACCCCAGAATTGTCCCACGTCGTTGTCTTACCCCGCAACAGGCACCGCGATGTTTGCGACAGCCTTTGGAGCTGCTTTTCCAAGTGGGCAAAATATTCTGCCACATGTTCCAAAGCCTCTGGAAGACTCTCTTAATATTCAAGCCTCGCCTTGTACTGCTGCGTTTACTTCCTCGTCTCACAACATGGCGCTCACTGCTGCTATGGTGTCTCCCACGAAAATACCTAcacctcctcctcctcctcctcctccttcTGTCCAGAATTTATTGCCTCCAGTTgaacagcagcagcagcagcaacagcagcagcagcagcagcagcaagaGCAGCAGCAAGAGCAGGAGCAGGAGCAGGAGCAGGAGCAGAATGAACATCAACAAGAACCAACCCAAACTCAGGTAGAATCTCCAGCAGTTTGCACCCCGATGATCTTCATGGACAACAGAAGTGTCCCTGAAGCTCAACCAGTTGTCTCTGAAACTGCGGAGACTGTTCCTGAAGACGTCCAGCACTCTGGAGCTACTCCAGGTCAGAAAACCCCGTCTCACGGAAAGAAGAGTCCTTCCAAACCAACGAGAACTTCAGCAAGAGTTACTTCTCTTCAAGGAAAATCACCCGGAAAATCTCCCAGGCAAGAAGCTAAAGTTACTGGAACCTCCAGGTCCAGAGGAAGAGGCGGGAAAGGAACTCAACAAAATAATCGTGGAAGAGGAAGAGGAAGAGGCAGAGGCAGAGGGAAGAATAATCAAAATGTCTGCTTAACTCCGCTGGTTAATTTAAGCAGCTCTTTTATCAGCGACGACTCGATACAAAATAAACTCCTGGGGACTGTTTATGACTTTGACTCTGATGAAGATTCCACTAATGAGACTAACATCGCGGATCTTAAGACCATGCGGGAGAGAAAGAAGTCTACTGATGTTACTGAGAAACGGGAGAGCTCTTTAGCTCTAGCTAAAGACAACGCGTTGCAGAGTTTGTCTAGTCCAACTGTGCATAAAACAAAGCGAGTTACTGCTTCTCCATCACCACCTCAGACTCCTCCAGTGTTCTCCAAAGAATCTGAAGAAATTTACAACAACGACGCTGTCTTTCCGGTTATTCCAGGCCCGGTGGATATGAGGACCTACAATTCTACCGTAGAAGGCCAAGCTTCTTTTTTACATGGTCAGTCTTATGCTAATCATCTGATTTGTTCCTTCAGCGGCGCTGCGGCAGATAATACTTTGCCGGATATTGAGGAAGAATTGAGTGCTTTGCACTCTGACCTTGCCTCCAAGTCAGTTTTCAATTCTAATACCGTAGATCCTAATGATCCTAACGCTGATTTGTCATCAGGAGTCAGTGATATCACCAAGATGTCATTGAGTGATTCTAGGAACCAATTGAAGGTTAAGATCAAGGGACCATTTGCTAATTACGTAGCTTCGACTTCTGTTAATCAATTGGTGCCTCAAGCGCCGACTATTCCTCCAGTTAGTGTCTCAATGACTTCTGGGACGTCTAATTTAAGGAGAATGAGAAAGAAGGAGCTCCTGAGGCAGTATGTCTCGCAAGATATGAATATGGAGGATCCTACGGAAAAGATTACTTCTGTACCGATTATACAGCCGATAAATAGGACTGTTATTACTATTCCCAAGGCTGTGGCTTCTATGACCAGCATTCCTACTAGAGAAGACTATAAGGCTGTTGTTGATATGGTTAATATGGAGAAGAAGAGAAGGAAGGAAAGAAGTGGAGGGATTAATGAGATTGATGAAGATAATACGGATAGAAGAAGGCTTGCGGGGACTAGTGCTGATAGGAGACGTGGTCGTCAACCCAAACCTCCTGCTGCGGCTCCTAATAGTGGGCCTCCTAAGTTGAAGATTAAAATCAGTACTGGTGTCGTTGCTCAGGATGTTGGTGGTTCTGAAGCTAGGATTAGACCTCCGAAGAAAAGGCTGAGTAATATGCAGAATAAACCTAGTATTGAGGAGCTTAAAAGAGAGAGCATGAAGTTCAGGAAGATGATCATGGCTGACTTTGCGGATGATGATGCGCCTCAGGAGAAGAGTAAGAAGGATAAGAATGGGAAGAAAAGGAAGAAACAGCGGGGAAAGGAGAGCAGGGTTCAGATTCTTGATGAGGGAAATTCTTCTACTACTCCTAAGCTTATTATCAAGCTTAAAAAGACTCCTAATGAGGCTTCTGAAGCTTGTGGCAGTAATAATGAACGCGTTACTCAGTCAGAGGATAATTTGGATAAAAGTGGGAAGGCTAAAGATGATTCGGGGTATCAGGATAATAATTCGAGCGCTGAAAAAGCCTCCGGTGATCCCGCAGCTGCTACTAATTCTCTTGATAATGTTAAATCTGTTAAAGTTACACCGATTAGGTTAAAACTTACGCGTTGTCATGAAGGTTATGAGCTAAAAGCACCCGCTGGGAGTGTTGATAATAAGGCTAGAAAGGAAAATTCTGTTGATAAGTTGAGTGGAGAAGGAGATATTGAGGGGAGAGACAATGAAAGAGTTGGAAATCAACAGCAGGATAAAGAAGATGATAAGCCTTCCAAATCAGAGGATCTTAATATTCTCAGTACGGCCAACGCGGCCAGTCATTCACCCGGTTGTCCGCCTGCACCTCTACCCCAAGGATGCCAAGTTAggtga